TTATTGACTCGGATTAGTCGAGAGTCCGCATCTCGCATCCGTAAGATACACATTAGAAGGATAAAGCGCACGATTGCAACGTTTTGACCAGATTTTCTGCCATATTTTCGGTAATTGAGAATTGTGAATTTCGGCCCGGCTTAGCcgcttaataaatttatgctAACCGAGATAGAGAGATACAAATGTGTCTGCCGGGAATCTCTTCtatgcacagagagaaatgaGTTCTATATATTTAGGAAAATGGTAGATTTGTATGGAAAAACAATGACACAAACTTAATCCTGCTTCAAAAATAGGCAACACTTGATAATAGACCAAGAACAGAGATTATCCTTCTTTGTATCAATTTCTAGAAAATAATCATTgactaattgcattttttttttctgtgtatttGCAGCAAGTTTCGTTGTTAGTACGCCCCTTTCCCTGCTCCCTTTTCCCGGTATTTGTTTATCAttgctgttttttattttgcacagGCACTCAGCTTGCggattttataatttatgcaagACACCAAACAAACTCAGCTTAAGTCTTACAAATTGTTTTGAGATGCTCGGCATatcacataaaaaaaaaagaaaacaacgcACAAGCCAGAAGGAAAAGCAGCAGAAATCTGTATCTGAGTTTTGAAGAGCACCgcataagaaaaaaaaagaggaataaaacagaaaaaataaaaaggggaGAGGGCGGGACGTGATTTGATGGGAATTATTCCATTGCCGGCAACAGGCAGCAGACTCAAAGCCGCAAAAAAGTGGGCAAAGTGCTCCAGACCAGACCAGGCCAGACCAAAAGGTAGCTATTCCAGAGGAGtccaaagtttttttttttttttgggagggGGGGTGTGGGTAAGTGTGAGGTCGGTGGTGGGAGGTGTAAGCAAGAGGGTCCACAACAAGTTGTATCTCGGAGATGTCATGTCACGTAGCAGGCAGCGCTACATGGACCATTCAtacaaattttgttttataagcCACTTTTATACGTTATTTGTGTGTAACTTTGTCCGATTCAGACGGTTCGGAGCTGCGCCTGAACGCCGTGTgtttatctgtatctgtatcttagCTGGGCTTACTTTTTTGGGCCATTTCATTGCCGCAGCTGTAGATTCACTTGCGAGCAATTGCCGTGATGTTACCGTGGGGTAAGGCTATGAAGTTTGACAGAAGTTTGTGAAAAGTATTCGTGTGCTAAGTGCATTTGTCACACAAATAAGCCAGAAAGAGCAGTATCAACTAGGGAATCTCATACTGACTGAATAAGTTACAAGTTACTGAATCTATTAACTACTTAACTGCAAGTGTTTAAACCAATTACCCGTACTATGTTATCTTAAGAGCCATTTCTTTCTTTCAGAAGctacatatatataactaAATTGTTGTAGTTTCTTTCAGTTTTGCCCACGGTGCCACCATTTCGTTGCGTGCTGAAAGCTGCGGCACGTCGTCAACAGAATGTTGAGGATCCCCACCAACTGACACCCACGGAGCAAGACAAACCGGGCGGGCAGCACCTCCTGCTGCTCCGTGCCCATTGATGTTGCTCTGCTGCCGGGGGAAAACTGCATCCTGCCCAAAAATAACCAACGCACGGTAATGACAAACAGCGTTGTTGTCTCAACCATTTAGCATCACAGACAGCTACACTTGCAGAAACAACGTAAGCCAGTTGATCATTATCAACTCAGTATAagctgaaagatagtaagcaATACTACTAAtaactaaaaaattaaaaatgattcATATTTAagttatataaataaaatatactatACTCCAAATACTCGACTATTTCTCGCTGTGCAGCGGCAACACTACCAGGAATCGCTTCCTGTCACGACTGCAGAGCAGCCAGATCTTCATTCTTCTCCTGTTGACTCTTTTTTGGATGCTGTCTTTGTCCATCGACAGACAAAACAAATGACCTTGCTGATGAGGCACCTCAACTACACCGCCCCCTTGGAGGCCACCACTGCTCTTTTTGCTACAGCTACACGTAGAAAAAATGTGGCATATTTTTTGGCTCGCACAATGCAAGTGATTTCTATATAATCTATACAAGTATTGCAGCAATTCGTACTGCTAAGTGAGATAAACGAAATCATTTTGTTGAATTATGAATAAGCACGCAAATTTTGTTTCTCTGTCTCGATGGGCGCAACAagtttggcaaacattttgcacttttgtattttaatttctgcTGCCGAGCATCGCCTTTTGTTCCTCGCCTGGCCGGAATGCGAAATGAATGCTTTGTCACAGCCAGAGATAAAATacgtttataaataaatcagtTTGCGCCAGGATGAAGGAAGTGCCTGATGTATCTGTTGCCACTTTGGCAAGTTTAGCGCGCCTCTTCTGCCCGCCCAACTGACGCACTGACAAAGTGACAAGCTGACAGAGTGACTAACTGACAGAGTGGCAAACTGCCACAGTGACAAACTGACTGCCAGCTTGACTGCCCGACTGACTGAGCGACTGTGACTGCGCTTGTCACTGCGACTTGGCCATAAATCTGCGCCGGATGCcgcgaaaaatgcaaaacaatgtGGCTAAAAATAAGaagcaaaaaatattaaattatttcataaatGCTATCTGCTTAAGAGGTGACTGGGCCTTAATGCACCGGCGTGACCTTTGAGGTGTgcgcaaattaattaaacggCGATAAGTCCGTGTCGACATATTGACAGCTGCCCCCGAGCAACACTAACCAATAAGTTTCGCTGTCCCTGAGCTCCTGCGTTTCCTGGGCTTCATGGGCTTTCTCGGCTGCCCGAACCCCCCGGCTCAATTGCACATCATTAACTTTGGCCGACTGACCAAGTGGGTCCATTTCCCCAACCCCCTGTGCGCCCCTGGCATTCAGCTGGCCAGATTCCAGGCCTGTGTTCGCTAAATCGCTGcacattaaatgcaattaagaAATGATTGAAATCATAAATTAGCCCTAATTGGCCACAGGACGCTCGCCTCGTTCGCTCCTCCtgatgctcctgctgctccatATCTTCCTTCCCCTacgcacccccccccccccccaccgaTCATGTGCCGCCCCTGGTGTTGCATCTCCACCGCTCGGAATACGCTGCCTTTCAGCTTAACGATGACAGGCGGCACGTACTGGCTGGCCAAATTGTAGGGTGCAAGAATTGTAGTATTTTTAGCTGCTGCCCAGCACCGTGGGCTGCAATCTAAGGATCCGCTTCCCTTATATCTTTATGTCTTAaaccataaatatatttagcttaatgttatacaatttttataaatcatTACACCAGCTTATTAGCTTTAATATAATAGTATATTTAGCATAGAAACCAGCAATATAGATTCGACGGATAAAGATACCTACTACTCACTTCAGtctttatatacatatatctaaaGTGTTTTCACAAATTAAAACAACCATATTTTCTACAGCCTAATAAAGACATGAATTTAATTGCCTATTAGTTGTTGAACAGCCATTCTCAACGGTTAGCACAAAAGGCACTTTATAGCGATTCCCTGGCCATCCATCAATTGGCTGCAAATCGATTATGTCTGCCGTATCAGTTTCGAACTGTGATTGCTTAGCCCCACGCCCTTTCCGCCACATCCGCCCCCTTTCCACCTTAACCCCCGGAATGCCAACATTATCGAAACCCACTGGTTAACCCATTGTGAGCAATTTGGCGGCCGTGCGAACAGCgccaaaagcaaacacacaaaagAGGCGCAACCAAATTGCCCAGTTAGCAACCTGTCCAGCCCCTGCCCCGCCCCAACCGCCCCCTTTAACCCATTGAGCTGGGCACACCGATAAGCATGTGTGTAAGTAGATGAAAttaagattttttttatatgattAAGCGTCGAGAATTTTTGACGGCAATGGCTCAGAGAGATGTGcgtgcactgagcgaaaaaggTACGATTTCTGCATTATATtctacaaatatatatatatagattttatcaaaatatttcatgACTTCTGATagatacaaataaaatataaacgaGCCTCATAAGTCTTAAGCTTctaattattttgtaatgCAGTTAGCTGGCTTATTGCTAGGATTTTTAATGGTTAAATGGCGCAACTCCTTTTCTAGCCGTGTACTCGGCTCTCAGTCACCCTTTCGGATATCCCGCTTCAGCTCAGGCTAAAGATCTTCGCTGCCTCGGTCGCCGCCGACTGCGCTGCTCGCCTCGCTGCCTTCTCGATGTCGACTATAAAAAGCCAATGTTACACTGTTTCCGAATTAAACCGCTAAGAAAACATCGCGCGACAGCACACACACCATCCACCTGCGTAGCCCAAACATCCCACACATCCatcccaccaccacccataAATCACATTACATCCACAtatccacacacacattcacaccGATCCGAGTTAAAATGGCCACTTCCGGTTCGATCCTGTTCGCCATCTTCCTGCTGAGCGCCACCCTCATTTCCGCCCAGCAGATCAAAGAGTCGGCGCCCAGTGCGCGATTACTAGATCGATTCGATAACCGATATCCCGACGGCAGCTACGAGTATCGATTCGAGTTGGACGATGGAACCGCTCGCTATGAACGTGGATATTTCGTTAAGATCAACGATGTAAAGACCCTGATGGTTGTGGGCTACTATGCCTATCGGATGACCGACGGGCGTTACATCACCGTCTTCTACAATGCCGATCAGTTTGGCTATCGACAGAATCAGTGTAAGTATCGGAATTGCGGTTTTCGGTGTGAAGTGATCACAAAGAATTTCAAAGTGATGACAAGGGGCTTTCATTcttagaaatattttatgtattaaacactaaaatattcataaataagcaaattattttcataGGAAGGATATGATTTGTGTACTTTgttacccttttttttatataatttgatACACTAGATCGATTATTTCGAGTGAGAGCACACGAATGACGGCTCTTTTTGAACACGAGTGAAATGATTAATGTAAACGAGCCAACCATTATCGCAACTCTTTCAGCGAAAATTAATAAGACACGCAAACACCCGTCGATTATTTTCAGCCCAAGAGCACAGATAGCCCTCCACTCGAATCTggtttatattaaattatattattttgctACGCCCACAGCGATCACGCCGCAGGAATATCCCAATCTGCCGCGTTCCATCGAGGTGCCCATGGTCAGCGAGGCATCTGCGGCATCCGCGGCATCTGATGGCGTCTCCAGTTCCCAGTTCCAATCTCAGTTTCAATCCCGTCTGGATGCCCATGGTAACCCCTCCATCACGACGACCACGCCCAGGGGGGCGGGGACAAATCGTAGGGGCCGCTACTGAGAGTTCGTAATTGCACACCATgcccattattattattggctcCCTACATCGTTTTTTATAccttattttattattttttttttttaattttgtgcCCCCGACTACtcgtattatattattatgaatttaatttctgtccacatttttgttgtgttcaatgaaatgggattaaaaaataataaaaatttattaaggCAAAGCAGcgaaaaattatgaatttattaTTGAAGATGTTTCCAGTTGTTTGTAGCTGTTTTGTGGATCTGTTTTTTATTGCTGTCCACGCCCCTTCGCGCCTCCAGCCCCCCTTACCAGAGTTCGTTGCGAAGATTTCGCGATTTTTCGAAAGTCGCCGACAATTTGGCAATAAATTTACCACAAAGCGTTTCGGGCAATAAAACATACAAGTGCAGGGCGGCCCCTCGCCACCCTGgggttatatatatataaatatatatacatattggATCTGGacatatttttgcatttttaacacatttttggCGAGGTTCTCGAGCCGAGGGCAATTaagaaacgaaaacgaaaccaaacaagaaaatgtccagtgcacagagaaaaactATAAGGTAttttcagcaaaaaaaaaaacaagttgacttaataaataattaccGCACTTATTGCCTACATAATAATTTCATTGATCAATTTTATTCTGTGCAGTAGAATTAATGTATAAATCTAAGTATCTGactttatatgtatatgtatatatctatgtatttatgaaattacaaaaTACATTTCATTTGGAGTGTAAGACAGCAGCGATTTGAAacgaaatgggaatggaatcTCCGATTCGCAGCTCTCGAGTGTGCGAAGGTtcatcataaatttattaagtgcCGACAGGATACCTGGGAAACGAGTTCAACGCTCGGCTGACTTGCGGAATGAATTCAACTGGCagctccatttttttttttttttttttgcatttttgattgTGGGCCCGACTATTAagccataaaacataaaaggcCATAAAAAATCATCTTGAGATCGGATTGCAATGGGCCAGCTTAATTGCTGGATCctcgaaaaaaataaagcattGATTTGTGTGCTcgtaaaattgaaattgatttcaaaTCAGATTAAGCCAAGTGTTGCATAAGAATAATGATTAAATAACTGAAGATGAAATACGCGCCTGTTTTGCCAAAGAGAAAACGAACATTAAGGACTTGAATCGCAGAATATTTTGCTAATcaagacaaacaaaaataaattggattaaaaaggaaattgCAGAAGCGCAAGCTTTTGGCTGCAATGAAAGCAATACTTGCATCGCTGCTTTGCTAAGCCGAAGAAAAGGCGATGGAAAGTGGAGGCCAAAGTGGGTGGCACGCGGTTGGAAAATGGGTGAAAAACGGATGGAAAAGGGATTGGGGCAGGCAGGTTCGTGGCCTTCGACACTTGACTCGATGGCTTGCCACTGTTCCCATTGAGAAGCTCGGCTCCACAGACCCCAAGATAAATCCAATGGAAAAGCCACGAAacttaagaaaataaaaatgaaaggaGGCAAAATGGTTTGGTTAGGCAAATAGCTAGATGCTCTTGGCCAGCTCTCTATTTACgaacattttataaaaaaaaaaattaactcTGCCATCGTTATGCGTAATTGAATGCGACGGCTTTGCTGATGCCAGGCATTTCgctataatatattttaatttattttgtgcaaGCAAACTTCAACTATTTACACTCAATTTTGATATTAATGAAAAGTGCCGAATGTCATGGTAAATTGGCATTTCGATTAAAACAATTTGGGTTCACAAAAGGCGGAAGGTagtgaaatttaaaataaaatgtatagtatagtatatatgcaatttaaatacaaagtGTATTTGAAATCATCAGTAATTAGAGTGTCTCTTGCTCAGTTTTGGTTAAGTGTGGACGGCACAGTTCGTGTTTTATATTACGAAAAACACAATAAAACCAACTTTGGCCAAGTACTTAAAGTGCCTTTGCAGTTCAACACGGACCGGCAATCCCCTTTCGAAATCCCCTCCAGAACTAAGGCTTTGCCGCTTTTCtcgcttttccactttccgACTTCCTGCAGGACGAACACATGTAGCCGGGAGTCGTTAAAATTATCAATGAAACTTTACAAATCTTGTCCGGGAAGAAAAAGCCGGCAAAATGGATTGAGGCGAGGGGCAATGGAACGGAAAATAAGAATGGAATAAAGCCAAATACAAGGAAAAAAAAGTTAAGTTGCAACTTTGTTAACTTTGACGCTTATTAAAGAGATGAACAATCCAGCAACTGAGTAACAGGAAAAAAAGACAGCATAAAAAGGGAGTATAAGTATAAATTCCTGAAAAACTTTGACTTGATTAAAGGGAAACCATGAAAAGTTTCCCATACCCCTGCCCATCAGTTCAATGTCAATGCCATAACCCattcttggttttttttttccattaaattCACATCAGCCGAATCGTAAATGCCAgcccaaaaaaatatataaatatttttcctcgCTCGCCTGAAATATAATCAAAAGGcaataaatattgcaaatgTGACAAAGCAGGCAAAGTTTAACTAGGACATGGGCCtcctttttgccacgcccccagttGCCCAGGAAACGGCTACAAAATGTTTGCATGCTGCGGCAACGACAACAAACAgcgaaaaaggcaaaaaaaaccaaaacagtGACGAACAAAAATAAgtaagccaaagccaaaggatGAAGAATAAACAGAGGTGGAAAggactcaaaaaaaaaatgagcaaGGACCAAAATTAACTTGGCCTGACCATAGAGGAAAACACACTAAAACGATGCCGCATTAAGTTAAGTAAACTATGGACAAatctaaaaaaatattacgatttaattttataatttactacaatttttattgttaatgcTACATTTAATCCATATTGATTTCcataaaactatttatttactattttcaACATAGAAACACATTAAAGTACTAttgcaaatataattttacaaatattttcgaTTGTTTTCACTAGCTGCTTGAACTTAACATAGAATGCAGGCTACCCCTTCTAAAGGGTATGCGAAAAAAGGGATAAGCATTGCGGCACACCCGTTGAGGGGGCAGGTGTGGTGGGTGTCGAAAAAGGATggcgaaaaaaattaaatataaaatgcaaaaatggcTTTTAAGCAGCGAAAGTCGCGTTTAGCGGGGTGCCACCTCCCAAAGGACGCAGGACACATGGCTGGTGTTGTGGGTGGACAGGGTGTGGCAAGAGGACAttgctgttgtttgttgttgccggtGGGTGCCGTGCCGGCTGATGTGTGCAGTTCATCAGCGACCGCAGCAAAAGGCTGCGAGATCCTGCAAACACaccaaaaaaagaaagcagGGAAAAGGACAGCGGACAGCGGACACAGGACACCGCATCCTGGCAGTTAACCATCACAAAAACGAGCGAGAAAAGCAagcaaatgaaattatcaTAGGGCTGGGCTTAGCGCAGTCAAATGAACGAGAAAATGGTTcattaaaaacgaaaatatgGCAAGGCGCTGAGAAATCAAGCTGGGCTCACACAACGAATGTCATGTGATGTGATCATTTGTGAGGCGAGCACTTTGTGGAGCCACCTCAACTGCAGCCCTGAGTCAATTATGAAGTGCAAGCTAATTGCATTCCTTCGCTGCGTTCTTTTTTCgcaactattattattattttttttttttgtttttgctgctgctctaATGGAATTGCCAGGCGGCACAAGTTGTCCGCCAAGATCCTGTCTAACTAACTCCTTTGGCCACACTCCTTTGTTTATGCAAGCGGAAATTCATTATTTTAGCATGCACGCCGCAAATTATGCTATGAACTCGTGTGCACCTTCTTCCTTTTGAATTTGCACAAAGTtcgcacatttttttttgttggaatTACTTTATTGGCAGCGGATTAAATTCAACTGACATTGCGACCGAATTTCCTCACAGAGAATTAACATTCCAAATTGAATTGAGGGGCCCagcaatttatgttttaaatatctGAGGAATTTTGGGCTAACTGCTGGTTTGGATGTCTTAACcataatttttgtaataaaaaaaaaaccaaccgATAAACAGCCAAATGAATAAAATGcgaattaaaaacatttgtgCAACATTCTTTACTCCACCACGAGtgctaattaaataattaatgctCATCGAagctgaaaaaataaaaaccagaCTAAACTAAATCAGCAAATAAGTGcccttataaatatttaaaaatcacCACAAATTGCGGCTCATCAACTTGAACAGGAGAGATACTCGATTCGAGCCAGTTGTTTTGTGGGCATACATTAAGTGAAGTCCCAGCAATTATTTTCGCTTTAGCCAATAAAAAATGTGCTTACCAAAAAATCGGGCGacaagaatacaaaaaaagaaaaaaaaaacagcaggaCAAAGGGAATTGCGAGCCGCACAACAACGGtggatttaatttaaatttttaacgAAAATCCACTAAGAGCATTGCGAACGAGCAGAATTTCGACCAGGTTAGTAGCAGCATAATAATgcatataaaaaacatttaacatataacgtatatacatataaatgcaCGCTCTTTTGTTGGCCGCAAAAAGGCGTAATTtcagttaaaaattttttttgttgctctgcCTCTTTGGCTTTAAATGAACACGAAGCTATTTGTTAAATCAATGAATTTATTCGCTGGCTGCGGCAAGGAGTCCTCTGGAATTGAGTTCCCAACTCCGGAACACAGGACGACGATCCATGTTCCATGGCCATACGCACATATTGATAAACACATTACAAGATATTTTGCTCACTTCATGGATTGTTCGAGCTGAAGTAGGGAACTTATACCcatatgtattgtatgtgtgcatatgatatatatactatatggCATAAAGTCAGCTCGTGTTAAAATCTGCTTTTATGATTAATTGCCGTTGCGCTGGAAAATAAACCACGACAACGAAGGCGACTTgctgcatttcaatttgtattttcatttttcgtttCGCTTCGCAGCCATTTTCATTGCTCGACCACTTTTCCgggcattttccatttggcaCATTCACACTTTTGGGGTTTTATTTCGCTGGGCACGATGTATGTAATTCGGCATTCGGCTGATTTAAGCATGATCCTTGTGTAATCGCTCGTTAATTAATCCTCGCATTCATTTCTCGCACAGTTCACCGGCACCCAGCGAAATTTTAGCAATTGCAATAATTGCtaaatgatatatatttcataattgGCTTGCCAACATATTTGGGCATTCAGCTAATTTCAGTTCAAGTTTTATGTTGCATTTTAGCAGCAAATTGCACTTGAAAAGCctaaattgtttttcaataCCAAGTGCAATTGTTTTGTTTCTAGCACTTCAGTTTTTATTgcgaagttttttttttttttctttttttgctgctCCACCACTTGGTTTTCCCCATTAAATCCCACTTGGCTCCACGATTCATTCGCCTTCGAATTTGTTGTTCGTTTGCTTCTCATGGAAATTGGCGCGTTTATCTTGCATTATTTTGCGCACATTCGCTTCGCATAACTTTCGGCCTCTGTTGCAGTCAGTGTTTCGTTGGCTCAACTTGAACTCAGTCCGTTTGAAATGCACTGAACGAAAAGGGGTAGTGCAACacaaaataagaaatttaatataaagtGATATTTTTGGGAAAATTTAACCACATGTAGTTGCATAAAATATCTAAGTATAGAAATGTAGAACTATAGAGAATAAAGTATTCTAACTGctacgaaatatatatatttttttttgcaacttctgctttaatatttttgtataaatgcCACACCTAGCTGTTACATACCTACCCACATCTCAAATATACCCTTCTATGCTAAGGTGCAACGGATATGAATACCTATAATGGTGTCCATTAGTTGCCTATTAAAACGCCCATTTAAGAccatttctttcagtgctCCCGAGGCTTTTGCCAGTGCTTCCGTTTCCTTTAGAACGAAAGAATGGGGCTGCAAAGGACGAAGGAGAGCAAAAGGACGAACTGCAACTGGCATTTTTGGCGTTCCCGGCACGCGCTCACTAATTTTATTCCTTAATAAAAACTACAGGCACACCACGCGCTGGAAGGAGAAAGCGAGAGCCGTTCGTGCACGTAGCAATAGCATCCTCTCTTTCCGCCGCCTCAGCGGTCGTCTCTCTCTTTTCCCCCGGGTGCTGCCATCTCACTCATTGGCCCCATTGCGGAGCTCTGGGGGAGGGGGAATGGGGAATGGGGTGATGCTACCTTTGGCGAGGTGCGCTATCAAACTAGCAAAGTTCATTAAAGTGATAATTACAAAGGCCGTAAAAGGAACGACGTACGGCCAAGACGACAAGGAACGGATATACGGATATACGAGCTGCAAACTGAAAAATAACCCAAAATAAACAATGGAAGACAATGAGAGCTCTGCCAAAGGTTTGAGAGGGGGAAAAACAGGTGGGGGGGTGGGGGTAGAGATCGTGAGCCGAGGAA
The DNA window shown above is from Drosophila melanogaster chromosome X and carries:
- the Cpr12A gene encoding cuticular protein 12A — its product is MATSGSILFAIFLLSATLISAQQIKESAPSARLLDRFDNRYPDGSYEYRFELDDGTARYERGYFVKINDVKTLMVVGYYAYRMTDGRYITVFYNADQFGYRQNQSITPQEYPNLPRSIEVPMVSEASAASAASDGVSSSQFQSQFQSRLDAHGNPSITTTTPRGAGTNRRGRY